The Aspergillus luchuensis IFO 4308 DNA, chromosome 6, nearly complete sequence genome segment CCGACTGAcacttctttctctgtccCTCATTCCCCGTCCATCTCTGTCTCTGCGGTCGCGGTCACGGCGATCCCTGGACCGGCTTCTATCTCGCCTCCTGTCCCTCCTATCTCTGGAACGAGAACGATATCTCCGGTCATCGCGAGGCCCATCGCGTCGTCCATCATCTTTCGCAATATGCTCCCGGCGAGGGCTTCTGGTATAATCTGGTTCTACTTCGGGTGAACGTGTCCTCCGGTCGTCTTGGTCCCACATGGCTGAGCTATCGACACGGCGAGCACGTTTCGCTGGTGGTTCCGTCATATTGAGGTCGGTATCTGTGGGATTTGTTGTGCTGATGGAGTGTTGTTTTCTTCGTGCACGTGTGATTCCGCAGGAGCGGTTGAAAGGGCAGGGGGGTAGGGGATATGGCGGCAGGTAAAGAGATATCCAAAGTAATCAGTCCAttaccctttcttccctAGTTTTCAATGTCAATTGATAGAGATAAGCGCGCCACGCAATGGTTGTTGTCTTGACTGAGTATGAGAAAAAGTGCTCCGTAAGTCAGGTCCCGAGATTGAAGGCGTGAAGATTATTACGGTAGCCGGTTTCGACCTACTGCGCGGCTAGTCAGATGGCCTTGAACCACCGCCGATCTGCGACCCAGGCCGTTCACTATATAAATCAAGAAATGAATAGGTTGTTTTGTAGTATTTGGTTgctattatattctatagaTTAGCGAGGTTCAGTCACAAGAGGGGAGTAAGCGCAAGATTGAGACACACAACCAAGTGTTCCGGAACTGATGCGGCCAGCTTATCGTTGCCGGAGATATGCGATAACCAAATTCCCAGGTTGATACAACTCTCACTTTGGAAGTCTCACATGACAGCTTGAACTGACTTTATACTATTTTGGAGGTAATTTCTCACTTGAAAGTAATTCTGATAGCTGAAATGGGTTTCAATTATTAGCATGTGGCCGCACTGGCCAACTTGGTGATCCAGTGAAGTATATTCTTAGTTGGGGAAAGCCTCGTAAAGCTTTATTCCGACaacactactagtaatactagtagtagtatccgCAGCGTCAATATAGTATTCAGTACTGTAATAGTAACCagtgatactactactagtattactagtTGTGTTGAACTTCAACCTCAgctagtagtactaggaTCGATAGTACACTGCGACACAGTAGCCTGGTCTACGCAAGTTCATATAGACCCTATTAACTCAATGACTAAAGAAAGAATCATCATAGTACTATTCAATAAGTCAGTAAGAGTGTCCATAGTGACACGTATGGTTATGGCGAAGAGAACATCTATTAATACATTTTATCACCCTGTGATGTATGCGATACCTGCGGTATGATGGTATGTGTCTACTTAATCTCACTAGCAGGTCACAATTGTCTTAAATATAGAGAAGATCATATTTGGAGTTCTGCTAGGAacatactatattatattggAGTATAAATTGTTCCCCCTTGTAAAGCTCTTGACCATCAAACTCTCTAAATTCTCCgaatatattatctgctgTAGTACCGTACATCATGCGGGTGGGCCGACAGCCCTGAGCTTAAACGCCAGCGAGATCGCTCATTGGAAATCCTGGGCGCCCCTCCATAGCTCGATTGATTCATGAACCCCGCAATCTTTTGTGCCGAACCGATTCCGATTTTCTTCAATTTTCCCATTCCCGATCTTCCGCTGCATGTCGCCCTTACCTGACTTCCAACTATGGCGCCCGCAAGCACTTCTCACCGACAGACCCATAATTTGCTCTTGATCTCAAAGCTTCTTAGCCTGAGGGACACTGCATCACCGCTTACTTTGGTCTTGGACTCACTAGAGCAGCCCGCGACCCCACTGATTAAAGAATACATTCGACGTGCAAAGGTAGGTAATTTATTTGCTCTAAGCATTGTGAGGTTCTTTGTACGGTTGATAGTCGGCTACAGAGGCTTCTAAAAATGGCCTCCATGCCATTGAACAATTACTTGTTTTGTCATCCTTGCCGTTCTGGCTAACTGTCGCAACAGCTTTCCAGGACCCATGTAACCCTCCTTGCCTTTGAAACATCGAAAGCCCCAGACAGTGTCGATGCATTCATCTCCGCTCGCCGGAAGAGTCCTTTGGAAATCCTAAGAGCAGTTGGCGCGGCTTACCAAAATGTCTCGTCGAACAGCCCTTCTCGAAGTATGCCTATTCcgggcttcttccattgagCTTGTATCGTGAAGCGGCTAACATACCAAAGGGAgactcatcctcatcgacgcTATTAACCCGCTTCTACACTCGAAAAAGAATGACCCTCAGTTCCATATATCACAGTTCCTCAGCTCCTTCCTGATCCCGTCGAATCCCACGGCTCCCAAGGTGGACGTGTCGCTCGTGGTAACCTTCCATCAGGATGTTCCCAGCCCACCTGCTCTCTCGCCTTACGCACCTTCGCCACTCTCGATGCTCACGTACCTTGCAACTACAATCATCACACTCCATTCATTCTCGCATATTCTCGCGCAGAAAGCGGCACGCGATCGGAGTTTGGCCGCGCCTGTTTTTGGTcttgaagaagagcaagatgGCGTGCTCCTTGGCCGACTGGACAAACCGAGTGGCCACGACGCATCAGAGGGGATTGTACTTGAGCTGGAGCATCGCAGAAAGAGTGGTCGTGGCGTTCTGGAATGGtacttccttcctcccgcTTCTCGTTACCCTCCCCAATACCTGAAGGAGATCGTGACGTTGCTGGACGACCATCCCTTGTACCGCCCGCCACAGGAGCCGGACGCTGGtgcaggcgaagaagaacccGAATCAACATTCGAACTGCGCCTTACCGAAAGACAGAGACGGGATCGAGAGGGTGTGGTGCTGCCGTACTTCGATGCCCAGCAGGGCGACGGTCCTGGTGAAGGAGGACGCATC includes the following:
- a CDS encoding Elongator subunit IKI1 (COG:S;~EggNog:ENOG410PKXJ;~InterPro:IPR019519;~PFAM:PF10483;~go_component: GO:0033588 - Elongator holoenzyme complex [Evidence IEA];~go_process: GO:0002098 - tRNA wobble uridine modification [Evidence IEA]) — protein: MAPASTSHRQTHNLLLISKLLSLRDTASPLTLVLDSLEQPATPLIKEYIRRAKLSRTHVTLLAFETSKAPDSVDAFISARRKSPLEILRAVGAAYQNVSSNSPSRRRLILIDAINPLLHSKKNDPQFHISQFLSSFLIPSNPTAPKVDVSLVVTFHQDVPSPPALSPYAPSPLSMLTYLATTIITLHSFSHILAQKAARDRSLAAPVFGLEEEQDGVLLGRLDKPSGHDASEGIVLELEHRRKSGRGVLEWYFLPPASRYPPQYLKEIVTLLDDHPLYRPPQEPDAGAGEEEPESTFELRLTERQRRDREGVVLPYFDAQQGDGPGEGGRILYDMGEEDDFDEEEDEI